One genomic segment of Dysosmobacter sp. Marseille-Q4140 includes these proteins:
- a CDS encoding DUF4406 domain-containing protein: MHHGSNENNSQHEEIHRRDCISSSQLVYIASPYAGDIQSNTQFAIQCCRYAIQQGCTPIAPHLLYPQILDDSDPEQRAIGLKLGHRLLSVCQEVWVCGGRISSGMAGEIALAENLGIPVRYVGALAEYQSSPTLEDNHAEENVDDERVYGSQHTG; encoded by the coding sequence ATGCACCACGGAAGCAATGAAAATAACTCTCAGCATGAGGAGATACATCGAAGAGACTGTATCTCCAGCAGTCAGCTCGTCTATATCGCGTCCCCATATGCCGGGGACATTCAGAGCAACACACAATTTGCCATCCAGTGCTGTCGTTATGCCATTCAGCAGGGCTGCACGCCGATTGCGCCGCATCTGCTTTATCCCCAGATACTGGATGATTCGGACCCAGAGCAGCGGGCCATTGGCCTCAAGCTGGGGCACCGCCTGTTGTCGGTCTGCCAGGAGGTCTGGGTCTGCGGTGGGAGGATCAGCAGCGGAATGGCTGGCGAAATCGCTTTGGCGGAGAACCTTGGCATCCCAGTTCGGTACGTCGGAGCCCTCGCCGAATACCAGAGCAGCCCTACATTAGAAGATAACCACGCGGAGGAGAATGTTGATGATGAAAGAGTTTACGGCAGTCAGCACACCGGATGA
- a CDS encoding DUF4262 domain-containing protein has product MKPDWIIHYILADRPSSHTHGLDRHGSLELELNLPVPQEKAQMILNLLGLEITEKGKCYRSGDRVDDIFTLPVYFFETTPAVPDSCFSRVMRVLVCDPDGKYPWEPGCEPGYAEQLSEGEKREMAQIIRQRS; this is encoded by the coding sequence ATGAAACCTGATTGGATCATTCACTATATCCTTGCCGACCGGCCCAGCAGCCATACCCACGGCCTGGATCGGCATGGCAGCCTGGAACTGGAACTGAACCTGCCTGTACCCCAGGAAAAGGCGCAGATGATTCTCAATCTGCTCGGCCTGGAGATTACAGAAAAGGGCAAGTGCTATCGGTCTGGCGACAGGGTGGACGACATATTCACACTCCCGGTCTATTTCTTCGAGACAACGCCGGCGGTGCCGGACTCTTGCTTTTCCCGGGTGATGCGTGTTCTGGTCTGTGACCCGGACGGGAAATACCCATGGGAGCCCGGCTGCGAGCCCGGCTATGCGGAGCAACTCAGTGAGGGCGAAAAGCGTGAAATGGCGCAGATTATCCGGCAGAGGTCTTAA
- a CDS encoding type II toxin-antitoxin system RelE/ParE family toxin — protein sequence MKLQYRPAAISDIGKPSDYIADVLKNRSAANRLKSKILAGVSLLKDNPYMGTPLSSRYDGVPEDIRFLVISKQLVFYKVTESGIEVIRVLDGRTDYLVHLFGAEEPE from the coding sequence GTGAAACTGCAGTATAGGCCGGCTGCTATTTCAGACATCGGCAAGCCTTCAGATTATATAGCTGATGTGCTCAAAAACCGTAGTGCGGCGAATAGACTCAAATCGAAAATTCTTGCAGGTGTGTCCCTTTTGAAGGATAATCCATATATGGGGACTCCGCTATCCAGTAGGTACGACGGCGTTCCGGAGGATATTCGGTTCCTTGTTATCAGTAAGCAGTTGGTCTTCTACAAGGTTACTGAAAGCGGAATTGAGGTGATCCGGGTCTTGGATGGCCGGACGGACTATCTGGTGCATCTGTTTGGCGCTGAAGAGCCGGAATAA
- a CDS encoding type II toxin-antitoxin system RelB/DinJ family antitoxin: MENIVSAPKTDMFRFRINPEIKKQVEDVYAKNGLTLTQALNIFIQQSINAGGFPFQVNEENAELIKARAMERLMKELEAGENSGELIDEAEAYRLLGVTEL, encoded by the coding sequence ATGGAAAACATTGTATCGGCGCCCAAGACGGATATGTTCCGTTTCCGTATCAATCCGGAGATAAAAAAACAGGTAGAGGATGTCTATGCGAAAAATGGCCTGACGCTGACACAGGCTCTGAATATCTTCATCCAGCAGTCCATCAACGCCGGAGGGTTCCCTTTCCAGGTAAACGAGGAGAATGCGGAGCTAATCAAAGCGAGGGCGATGGAACGGTTGATGAAGGAACTGGAAGCTGGCGAGAACTCTGGGGAACTCATTGATGAAGCGGAAGCATACCGCCTGCTTGGAGTGACTGAACTGTGA
- a CDS encoding NADAR family protein, whose protein sequence is MSDQHREVIDRFTGPYAFLSNFHPCRVTFYGMTFPSVEAAFQAAKCADHRDRAQFLAMTPEQAKRRGRQIRMRDDWDARKRTIMHNLLVHKFSENPDLIPKLLATGSAVLVEGNTWHDNYWGCCTCSRCGGRRGRNNLGRLLMELRADYMASYKEDGRT, encoded by the coding sequence ATGTCTGATCAGCACAGGGAGGTCATAGACCGTTTCACTGGCCCTTACGCTTTCCTGAGTAATTTCCACCCTTGCCGCGTGACCTTCTACGGCATGACCTTTCCTTCCGTGGAGGCGGCTTTTCAAGCGGCAAAGTGTGCGGACCACCGGGATCGGGCGCAGTTTCTGGCCATGACGCCTGAGCAGGCAAAGCGCCGCGGGCGCCAGATCCGGATGCGGGATGACTGGGATGCGCGGAAACGGACCATCATGCACAACCTGCTCGTTCACAAATTCAGCGAAAATCCTGACCTGATCCCCAAACTGCTTGCCACCGGCAGCGCGGTCTTGGTGGAGGGCAACACCTGGCACGATAACTATTGGGGCTGCTGCACCTGTTCCCGTTGTGGAGGCAGGCGCGGCCGGAACAATCTGGGGCGCTTGCTCATGGAGCTGCGCGCAGATTATATGGCGAGTTATAAGGAGGACGGTAGAACATGA
- a CDS encoding Fic family protein yields the protein MDAGLFTKMLSDKSVTDLKKLKYKYPQADLAEFVSLLKGSFYHALPLKDFDGGQMVYLESVAQVRLSAARVLLTPQDSSQPYGIKAMEEEIVSTLSIEQIDTSRDSVRKILSGYAPANESEKRIYAMKKGLEFIVDPAHQISEENLHQLYEMTIGALLPEEDRLPPGNLYRNDSVYVVGDKVEHTGLNWKKLPEYMGALIEFANMDGDMNDLLKAALLHFDLAYLHPYFDGNGRMARLLHLWYLVQRGYSSALFVPLSGFIERSRKGYYDAYTLIEQNARISGVLDVTPFLVYFIENVYHKLSNALPAASTTEYFQAALASGSVTEKEKDLWQFVLSAYGGGEFSTKQLERDFGSAAYATIRSFVLKFEGMGLLRRTKYGNRVKYSVK from the coding sequence ATGGATGCCGGGCTGTTTACAAAGATGCTTTCGGATAAGAGCGTGACGGACTTGAAGAAACTGAAATACAAATACCCACAGGCAGATCTCGCAGAGTTTGTCAGCCTGCTGAAAGGCAGCTTTTATCATGCGCTGCCCCTAAAGGATTTCGATGGGGGGCAGATGGTCTATTTGGAGAGTGTCGCGCAGGTGCGGCTCTCTGCGGCCCGGGTGCTGCTTACACCGCAGGACAGCAGCCAGCCCTATGGCATCAAGGCGATGGAGGAGGAGATCGTATCGACGCTTTCCATTGAGCAGATCGACACGTCCCGTGACAGCGTCCGGAAGATACTCTCCGGTTATGCACCTGCGAATGAATCAGAAAAACGGATTTACGCCATGAAGAAGGGTCTGGAATTTATCGTGGATCCGGCCCATCAAATCAGCGAAGAGAACCTTCACCAGCTGTACGAGATGACCATTGGGGCGCTTCTCCCTGAGGAAGACCGTCTGCCGCCGGGCAATCTCTACCGGAACGACAGCGTCTACGTGGTGGGCGACAAGGTGGAGCACACGGGCCTGAATTGGAAGAAACTCCCGGAGTACATGGGCGCTCTGATTGAATTTGCCAATATGGACGGCGATATGAATGACCTGCTGAAGGCTGCGCTGCTCCACTTCGATCTGGCCTACCTGCATCCCTACTTTGATGGGAACGGAAGAATGGCGCGGCTGCTACACCTGTGGTATCTGGTGCAGCGCGGATATTCCTCTGCTCTGTTTGTTCCGCTGTCCGGATTCATCGAGCGGAGCCGGAAGGGATACTATGACGCATACACGCTCATCGAACAGAATGCCCGGATCAGCGGCGTCCTGGATGTGACGCCCTTCCTGGTGTATTTCATCGAAAATGTCTACCACAAACTGAGCAATGCGCTCCCGGCGGCCTCAACAACGGAGTATTTTCAGGCGGCTCTGGCCTCGGGTAGCGTGACAGAGAAGGAAAAGGACTTGTGGCAGTTCGTACTGTCCGCCTATGGCGGAGGGGAGTTCTCTACAAAGCAGCTGGAGCGGGATTTCGGCAGCGCCGCCTATGCTACCATCCGCAGTTTCGTCCTGAAATTCGAGGGGATGGGCCTCCTGCGCAGGACAAAGTATGGAAACCGGGTCAAATACAGCGTCAAGTGA
- a CDS encoding ATP-binding protein, whose translation MILRPSYIEAIAPFIDQPLVKILAGVRRCGKSTIFEMLADELRRRGVPEDRIIKKRYTEMDIPADISAKDMYDDLKLQIQGKGRCYLLLDEIQEVKGWEKTVNSLLEGADVDIYVTGSNSKLMSSEISTYLTGRYVSIPVYPLSFREFLDFKAGDPRTPKELLEDFIRFGGFPIIALGRYDTQSAYQIVNGIYHTVVSRDIVKRHRINKQDLFDRVVKYLMENMGKTFSASSITKFLRNEHRTVSVESIYNYLRWLEQAFIIYPCHRYDIQGKAVLATQEKYYLADVTLKYCLLGYDRKMLDGALENIVFLELKRRGYEVYIGKNAAKEIDFIGIRRDEKIYVQVCVQLPENSDREIGNLMEIQDHYPKYVVTTNSLDVGNENGIRIVHLADFLLDEQW comes from the coding sequence ATGATTTTAAGACCTTCCTATATTGAGGCGATTGCCCCGTTCATCGACCAGCCGCTGGTGAAGATCCTGGCTGGGGTGCGGCGCTGCGGGAAGTCCACCATCTTTGAGATGCTGGCTGACGAACTGCGGCGTCGTGGGGTGCCGGAGGACCGAATCATCAAGAAGCGCTATACAGAAATGGATATTCCGGCGGATATTTCCGCCAAGGACATGTACGATGATCTGAAGCTGCAGATACAGGGGAAGGGCCGCTGCTATCTGCTGTTAGATGAGATCCAAGAGGTCAAGGGCTGGGAGAAGACGGTCAACAGTCTGCTGGAGGGGGCTGACGTGGATATCTACGTTACCGGCTCCAACTCCAAACTGATGTCCAGTGAGATCTCCACCTACCTCACTGGACGCTATGTTTCCATTCCGGTCTACCCGTTGTCCTTCCGGGAGTTCCTGGACTTTAAGGCAGGCGATCCCCGGACGCCGAAAGAGTTGCTGGAGGATTTTATCCGCTTCGGTGGGTTTCCCATCATCGCTCTTGGTAGATATGATACCCAGAGCGCCTACCAGATCGTCAATGGCATCTATCACACAGTTGTCTCCCGGGATATTGTCAAACGGCACCGGATCAACAAGCAGGATCTGTTCGACCGGGTAGTGAAGTATTTGATGGAAAACATGGGCAAGACCTTCTCGGCCAGCTCCATCACCAAGTTCCTGCGCAATGAGCACCGCACGGTCTCTGTGGAGTCCATCTACAACTACCTGCGCTGGCTGGAGCAGGCGTTCATCATCTACCCCTGCCACCGCTATGACATCCAGGGGAAGGCTGTCCTGGCTACCCAGGAGAAGTATTATCTGGCTGACGTCACATTGAAATACTGCCTCCTGGGCTACGACCGGAAGATGCTGGACGGGGCCTTGGAGAACATCGTGTTCCTGGAGCTGAAGCGCCGGGGCTACGAGGTCTATATTGGGAAGAACGCCGCCAAAGAAATCGACTTCATCGGTATCCGGCGGGATGAGAAGATCTACGTCCAGGTCTGCGTCCAGCTTCCGGAGAACTCTGACCGAGAGATTGGCAATCTCATGGAGATCCAAGATCACTACCCCAAATACGTGGTCACCACAAACAGCCTGGATGTAGGCAACGAGAATGGCATTCGAATCGTCCATCTGGCAGACTTCCTGCTTGATGAGCAGTGGTGA
- a CDS encoding IreB family regulatory phosphoprotein, whose protein sequence is MRTMENENREYILRVYGALQEKGYNAVGQIVGYLLTEDPTYITNHLDARRLIRKIDRYGLLADIVANYFDDTEEHVSGGAPAGQHQFERSEASL, encoded by the coding sequence ATGCGTACGATGGAAAATGAAAACCGGGAATATATCCTGCGCGTCTATGGGGCGCTCCAGGAAAAGGGGTATAACGCAGTCGGCCAGATCGTCGGTTATCTGTTGACAGAGGACCCCACCTATATCACCAATCACCTCGACGCCCGCAGGCTCATTCGGAAGATTGACCGGTATGGCCTGCTGGCGGATATTGTAGCCAACTACTTTGACGATACCGAGGAGCATGTCAGCGGGGGAGCGCCCGCAGGGCAACATCAGTTTGAGCGGAGCGAAGCAAGCCTCTGA
- a CDS encoding ATP-binding protein gives MKRYAINRLQEWKEDPYRLPMIIRGARQVGKTWLMQEFGRTAFEQCAYINFDRNERMQNLFSGDFDVDRILRGLAIESGVEIDPENTLIILDEIQEVPAALQSLKYFCEDSRHRYYILAAGSLLGITMHEGTSFPVGKVDSMELYPLSFTEFLSATGNEQLLGLLEQRDFEMVSAFRDKYIDLLRTYYFVGGMPAAVNAYLPKQSLTAVRRVQKRLISDYEQDFSKHAPTAVIPRIRTVWDGIPSQLAKENKKFIYSVLREGARAKDFELAIQWLIDCGLCCKVGRVTKGAVPLKAYQDIPAFKLYLVDVGLLAAMTDLDAKTLLKGNAIFTEFKGALTEQYVCQQLVSDLGATPYYWSAENSSGEVDFVLQHSGNVIPLEVKAEENLQAKSLKHFVAGNELPFGVRTSMSDYRRQEKLINLPLYALSQLWEVCDAFN, from the coding sequence ATGAAGCGATATGCAATCAACCGCCTGCAGGAGTGGAAGGAGGATCCGTACCGCCTGCCTATGATCATCCGCGGCGCGCGGCAGGTGGGGAAGACCTGGCTGATGCAGGAGTTTGGCCGGACTGCGTTTGAGCAGTGCGCCTATATCAATTTTGACCGCAATGAGCGGATGCAGAACCTGTTCTCCGGCGATTTTGATGTGGATCGGATCCTGCGTGGCCTTGCCATCGAGAGCGGGGTGGAGATCGACCCGGAGAATACTTTGATTATTCTGGACGAGATCCAGGAGGTGCCGGCCGCGCTGCAGAGCCTGAAATATTTCTGTGAGGATAGCCGGCACAGATACTATATCCTGGCTGCCGGGTCGCTGCTGGGGATCACCATGCACGAGGGCACGTCCTTCCCTGTGGGCAAGGTGGACAGCATGGAACTCTACCCGCTTTCCTTCACCGAGTTTCTGTCCGCCACAGGCAATGAACAACTGCTCGGCCTCCTGGAGCAGCGGGACTTCGAAATGGTCTCCGCCTTCCGGGACAAGTACATCGACTTGCTCAGAACGTATTACTTTGTGGGTGGGATGCCGGCGGCGGTGAACGCCTACCTGCCCAAGCAGAGCCTGACTGCCGTGCGCCGGGTACAGAAGCGCCTGATCTCAGACTACGAGCAGGACTTTTCCAAGCATGCTCCGACGGCCGTCATTCCCCGCATCCGTACGGTATGGGACGGAATCCCTTCTCAGCTCGCCAAGGAGAATAAGAAATTCATTTACAGCGTCCTGCGGGAGGGGGCCCGGGCCAAGGACTTTGAGCTGGCCATCCAATGGCTGATCGACTGCGGATTGTGCTGCAAGGTCGGCAGGGTGACCAAGGGCGCCGTTCCCTTGAAGGCATATCAGGACATTCCGGCCTTCAAACTGTATCTGGTGGATGTTGGCCTGCTGGCGGCGATGACGGATCTGGACGCCAAGACGCTGCTCAAGGGCAACGCAATCTTCACCGAGTTTAAGGGAGCGCTCACAGAGCAGTATGTCTGCCAGCAGCTCGTTTCCGATCTGGGCGCCACGCCCTACTACTGGTCGGCGGAGAATTCCTCCGGAGAGGTGGACTTCGTCCTCCAGCACAGCGGGAATGTGATCCCGCTGGAGGTCAAGGCGGAGGAGAACCTGCAGGCCAAGAGCCTGAAGCACTTTGTCGCCGGCAATGAGCTGCCTTTCGGCGTCCGCACCTCCATGTCCGACTACCGCAGGCAGGAGAAGCTCATCAATCTGCCCCTCTATGCGCTCTCCCAGCTCTGGGAGGTCTGCGACGCATTTAACTGA